In the Dioscorea cayenensis subsp. rotundata cultivar TDr96_F1 chromosome 12, TDr96_F1_v2_PseudoChromosome.rev07_lg8_w22 25.fasta, whole genome shotgun sequence genome, one interval contains:
- the LOC120273563 gene encoding protein LTV1 homolog has product MGKKKFINKRNSATFRLLARDSSTVSTEGGAPALPDRVFVRVDNNSYLSNGFLDDEVERQDVYHDCGNSDSIFADASDDTGAGDFVGSLHPWIVDCATSAGSNGALPDHVRKEILELGFPDDGYNYLNHLREIRNSGGGYAYYHNSKARLDLVGADVKAYDASRLRVSGEEASSSGMYTVAAKTVAVTVKKALDPDVLRLLNDDNDDLSRFVSDVEDLEEDFVVRANCIEGEDQEEVEQFSFLSDKQKNVSGEVSFANEFIHEDRLGGVEKPRAPRLLDEQFDLLTLREYDTDSESDNAVIEDEPLANKLNCVLQGLAIDDLELEGSYKAPGDFVNGNQGSGADKQPDYSAELIRKCVEYAQMYCNENHVDEEMVLVPESSDESEVWDCETIVSTYSNLDNHPGKIHTPSNRKKLPATGDGISKSNIIALRGKEKLPVDFLPHNKPSVEKPKRTVSAEANKPRSRRHCSESKEEKKERKAALKEEKKEARRAKKDLKVLYKCETQKAQKVAAVSGPSSIHLM; this is encoded by the exons ATGGGGAAGAAGAAATTCATCAATAAGAGGAACTCAGCTACCTTCCGCCTCCTAGCTCGTGATTCGTCTACCGTCTCTACGGAAGGTGGCGCGCCGGCTCTACCTGATCGCGTTTTTGTTCGGGTTGACAACAACTCCTATTTATCTAACGGCTTTCTGGATGACGAGGTCGAGCGCCAAGATGTCTACCACGATTGCGGCAACTCCGACTCCATCTTCGCTGATGCATCTGATGACACAGGCGCTGGAGATTTTGTTGGTTCTCTTCACCCATGGATTGTCGATTGTGCTACCAGTGCAGGATCAAACGGGGCTCTCCCGGACCATGTGAGAAAAGAAATCTTGGAGTTGGGGTTTCCTGATGATggctataattatttaaatcacCTGAGGGAAATCAGAAATTCTGGTGGTGGATACGCCTATTATCACAACAGCAAGGCCAGGCTCGATCTTGTCGGGGCAGATGTCAAG GCTTATGACGCTTCTAGGCTGCGGGTCAGTGGTGAAGAGGCCAGCAGCAGTGGTATGTACACTGTTGCGGCAAAGACAGTTGCTGTGACTGTGAAGAAAGCGTTGGATCCTGATGTTTTGAGGTTGCtcaatgatgataatgatgatttgTCTAGGTTTGTTTCTGACGTGGAGGACTTGGAGGAGGATTTTGTAGTCCGGGCCAATTGTATAGAAGGAGAGGACCAAGAAGAGGTAgagcaattttcttttttaagtgATAAACAAAAGAATGTATCTGGAGAGGTCAGCTTTGCTAATGAATTTATTCACGAGGATAGACTCGGAGGTGTTGAGAAGCCGAGGGCTCCTCGACTTCTTGATGAACAGTTTGATCTG CTCACTCTTCGAGAATATGACACAGACAGTGAAAGTGATAATGCTGTTATAGAAGATGAACCGCTTGCTAATAAACTTAATTGTGTCCTTCAAGGGCTTGCAATTGATGATTTAGAGCTTGAAGGCAGTTATAAAGCTCCTGGTGATTTTGTCAATGGGAATCAAGGGTCAGGTGCAGATAAACAGCCAGATTATTCTGCTGAGCTAATTCGTAAGTGTGTGGAGTATGCACAAATGTACTGCAATGAAAATcatgttgatgaagaaatgGTGTTAGTACCTGAAAGCAGCGATGAATCAGAAGTTTGGGACTGTGAGACTATTGTTTCCACATACTCAAATCTTGACAATCACCCTGGGAAGATTCATACTCCATCAAACCGAAAGAAGCTTCCAGCAACTGGTGATGGCATATCAAAGAGCAACATCATTGCTCTCCGTGGAAAGGAGAAGTTACCAGTGGACTTTTTGCCACACAACAAGCCAAGTGTTGAGAAACCAAAGAGAACAGTGAGTGCAGAAGCTAATAAGCCGAGGAGTAGACGACATTGTTCGGAGtcaaaagaggaaaagaaagagcGCAAG GCTGctctaaaagaagaaaaaaaagaagctcGTCGTGCAAAGAAAGACTTGAAAGTTTTGTACAAATGTGAAACTCAGAAAGCTCAGAAGGTTGCTGCTGTTAGTGGTCCATCTTCTATCCATCTTAT GTAA